Genomic segment of Drosophila simulans strain w501 chromosome 2R, Prin_Dsim_3.1, whole genome shotgun sequence:
TTCTGAAAATTAGCAGGACGTTCTCGAACTTCAATCACTCATGTCCATATCGCGGCCATTTGATGGCACGAGGGGCCTACTTGAACGAATCCTTCTTGCCCAACGTTTTTCCCCTAGGTTTCTACAAATTAAACATTACGATAATGGAAAACTACATAACTCCACCGAGCGCACATGTTGGGGGTATTGTCTGGTACGTGCAGGTCATGCAGGCAATCCAGCCGAAAAAGAAACCCAACAGAGACCTCTACTGAGGCCAACAAAAAGCGCAGAACTAAATGAATGCGTAATGAtttattgctttaaatttttaaaattgtatttttattgtttataataaatatatatatatgtatacgtaAATATTAGCTTTAGAATTTGTATTATACATTATGTAGGCTACTCGAGTTGCTTTATTTGTAGCTTTTCCGCTTCGTTATTAGTTACAGTATATCTTACAGAAGTGCAACTCAGTTTTGCTTATTTGTCTTAGAGTACGTACTACAAGCTATTTTAAATCATTGTCTTCCATCGGTTAAAGTATCTCATCTTAAAGTATCTTAACCTGGTTTCGCTTAGCctaatgtgtgtgtggtatCTGCATTCTTGGGCCGTTGGTTTCGCAAGAACGGGttaaaaaaatactttagTCTAAAGTATGGGTCGGTGCTATGCTTGGATTCCTATTTGTGTACGAATGGCATAACAagattgcaaataaaatatataatatatatttatatatatatacgtaaaGAATATACAACATGGCAAAAGAAAGTGTAATGACAAAGGTGGCGGGTTATACGAATGGGAATagttaacaaaaataaataaatagatcgAGAACTTATCGAATAAATACTACATGAAATACGTTGCATAGTCGCTCTAGCTGTCTATCTCTCATTATGCAAGgaacaaattatatttataagtatatTTCTTGAGAACGCTCCCGATAGTTACAAAAGTGAGCTATCCTTTTCATCGAAACGGAAACGTTCTCGCAAAACTAAATTACGCTAAACATATTCTGCCCGCACTGTAGGCAGGTTAAATAGTTACAACTGGTTTGGGGTGTGTGTCTCGTGTTTTTCacttaaacatttaaaatttagctTAGGCgtagaaattattttaatttacgaTGCTCTTAAGTTTGCCGTGAACCGAATGCATTTGATTCCGCCTCAAATCCAttcgcgtgtgtgtgcttttctgTGTGTTGAACaacatttgatttatattcTTGTAGGCATTTGGTTTTtgagtaaaaaaataaatttcgtatGCACATCCAACAGTGTGGTAATATCAATGAGTTAGCTTGGCTTATGTTTGAGTTAATATTCCTTCCATTTCATTCGTTTCTTTACAGCAAACGCTCCTGCTGCATTTCTCCCCGCATTTTGGTGGCCAAATGTGACGATTTTTGAAGTATTCTAAAACCCTAAAAACATTTGAACGTTGCCGACGGCACAGAGCTGCGTTCCCCAGCTTTGCGCCATGGGCAACCGAATCTGCGCGGAACAGTTTTGAGATTTCTAAAAGAAGTATGTGGTCGGCATTATGGTGGCACTGTTCAAAAATCGACCCATTTGGCCACCCATTAGCCCCTACGCGGCGAACAactgagcagcagcagcagcggcagcctgttgctgttgttgctgctgctgctgttgctgctgctgctgttggggaGTTGTGGCCAGGATGGGAATGGCCGTGCCGTCGGCGGTCAGGATCAGGGTCTGCGTGGCCTGTGGCGCCGTTGTGGCCTGAGCCTGCGACGCCTGTTCGGTGGCCAGGGCCACGTTGCCCGGCAACGCAatcagctgctgctgaccCGCCTTGCTGGGATGCGGCACCTGGGTGGCGGCGATTATGCTGCCATCGGCCGACTGCAGCAGGATGGTGTTGGCCGGCAGGTTGAAGCAGGTCACGGTGCCGTTGGAGGCCACCGTCTGCAGCTGAAGCGGAGGCGGTTGTGGGGCCAGCAGCATGGCGGTGCCAGTCGTTGTGGCGGTCGCATTGTTCGTGCTGCTCAGATCGAGGCCATTGGCGGTCGTCGCCTCTTGCAACTCCGGCTGCTCCTGGCTGGGCTCCTCGTCGATGATCTCCTCGACCAGGTCGTCCTCGTTGAGCTCCTCGATGATGTCTTCGTCGTTTTCTATGTAGCCGGAAGCCTCAACGCCGGAGCTAACCAAATTGACGACACCCGGCGGCGagggtgtgggcgtgggcatGGCCAGGTAGTTCTCCCCCGACTTGGCCGTCACGGCCGTCCCCTTGGGTATGCGGAACTTTCGCAGGATCTGGGCAGTCGAGGAGGAGAGCCCGGACAAGGCAACTGCATCCTCATCCATGTCCTCGTCGAGCTCTTCGTCCTCGGCCAACATCTCCTCCTCGACCACTGGCTGTTGTTCCACAGGTGCTGCTTCCGGGGCGACGATAACTTGGCGCTGATTGCGATTGGTTGCATTGACGCGCACCAATGTaacgccgccgccgccgcctccgcttGCATTTCCGATTCCGGCCTTGGTGTTGCCATTAAGAATGCTGAGCTGCGGCTGCTTTGCGGCACCACGAGCGGCCAGCAGAATGACTGGTGTCTTCTTGGCCGCCGGCTTGAGGCCATTGCTCGCACTGCTGCTCACCACGGTGGATGCATTGTTGCTAGTGgctccgctgctgctgttgccgccgctgctgttgctgctgttttttatgGGAGGAAGGATGGCATTAGTCGCATTTCTTGTGGTTGGCGGCACATGGGACTGGGCAGGGGGATTGGGCATGGGAGAAGTTCGGCTCGATTGGGTCACAAAGTCAGCGAACTTGTCGACGAAACTGCTGCCGCggcccctgctgctgctgctgccaccgctgctgctgcggctggagatgctgttgctgcaacgTGTGCTGCTGTCGCCAAGGCGAGCACGGGCATTAGCCTGCTTGACGATGATTTCTTCGTAGTAAATGCGATACGCTTCCACCTGCCGACGCTGCGAATCATCTTGTGTGGTGTTATTGATCTGACTCTGAAtccgattctgattctgattcggattcgaattcggatttggattggTGATGGTGTTCTGGGttctgtggttgttgctgggTGTGGTGTTGTATGGCCGCTTGAACATTTGTTTCTGGTGGTTGTCGTGTTTAGAAGaacctgttgttgttgttgttgttgatgatgatgttgatgtgGTTGTTGTGTCGCATGATTATGAATTTTTGTGTGCAAATCATAGGGAATAACACAAGAACACAAACAACAGACGAACGTAAAATGTTGTCgggtgaaaaagaaaaaataaaaacaatttgattagcatatttgctgatttttcatttcaattggtGTTAGTTTCGATCGTTTCGACTCctttcatttaatttagaTGTTAGATATGCTTAAATCAAAGTCAATTTTGGTTAGTAAATGATAAGGGCTCTTATGACTGATAGCTTAAATGGATCGAATGTGGATGTGTGGATGGATCAGAGAGTGTTGCTCCCGGATGGTCAGTGGTCAGTAGAATGACGTCTCAGATACTTTCACCCCATGTACACAAAAGTATCTGAGCATTGAGGTTCCCATTTTTTCGGGTCTTAGGATGCAGTTTACCCAAAGGGACATGGTTTAGTACCAAAACAGAAAAGtattatgcaaatcaaaatggaaaacaagaaaataaggCGAATAAACAAAAGTACACATACCTTTCACTAATTGtccaatattttttatatgtttaatttattttttatgtttcttgGAGATCATTATTTGCTTGTTTCTTTCGAATATTGGTAGTTGCTCGTTGCTGCTcttgcacacgcacacacaacaaGTGACGATGGAATAGTGAATGAATCAATGAATATGGCGAGACGAGACGAGATCTCCTCAAGCAACCGACTATTGTGAGTATGTTATGTGTCGGATGTAAGTACACGAATGCTTCGCTAAGTTAGTTTGGtggattattatttatatgcttGGCCGTTGATCTGGGCAAACATTGAAAATGGCTTCCATTTGCGTTGCTTTCGATTGGGAATTATGGTTGGGTGGTATTCACTTATAAACTCAATTCGTTTAGCTATCGTATTCATTGCGAACTCGGTGTTGAGTCTTGTATTCGTTAAATAGAATTTTTGGTACTTTGGCTGCAGCTTTCTGTGTGGATCGTTTCATTCAGAGAGCTAATAGCACTGCCTCTGATATATCGTAGCTATAGTTAgaaagcattttttttttgattggGTATTTGATTGTTGGGTTGttgatttgattgattgattgattgtttgattgattgattggttGGTTGTTGGATTGGTTGTgtgtacataaaataaaacaagagaaaagaaagaaaaagaacaaAATTGCATTGAAGTATAAAACGTATTTGAACACaagtatttttcgaaacaaAAAGGGGTGTTCGAATTGGTTATTGTGATTAATTCAGGGGATTAATATTGGGTAATATTCGATGGCATATCAATTTTACAAggaagcaacaacaagccaCACAAGGAACAGTCTATTCAAAATAGAGTGCGATGCCTCAGTGGGCTTATgattggtaaataaataaataaatgcacaaACTTCAATTCATACGACTAAATTACCAACTGAAAAACTCGGTTAAAGACTACTAAGTAATATAAATACGTTATAAATAAAGATGTACATAATAAATGattacaaaataatacaactaAGATATGCATAATCctaatttaaaactaaacaaGTCATACTTAATGTATCCCCCATTCCCCTGATGTTTAGTTTTCGTGTTTTGCAGGCGGCCATCGGGtgtttagtgttttttttttgtataaagtTACACCGTCGATTCGCGATTCAAAATACGTGAAAGAAAGATCGGAGTCGCAGTCGCAAGTAAAGGGGTTACGGTGGCAGAGATAGCAATATGGATAGAGTTTTAGATACAGGTACAGATACAGAGATATagtacagatacagatacagagcGGCAATCTAATCGAGCGCGTTACACTAAGAGAAAAGTCGAGCAAACAAGGGGTTGGGAGTGGGCAATAGTGGGCATGGTTAGTTGGAAAGAGCGTTTACCTAATTTCTTTGGTTTCCAGCAGCGACGAGGTGTTCACATCGTTCACCGCATTGATCATCGAGGTGGGCGAGAAGGGCAGGTGGTACATGGAGGCAGTGTCCAGGGTGTAGGCGTCGCCGCCCTTAATCAGCAGCTCGTTCTTCAGCTCCATGAACTGCTGGTGCGGATTGTGATGCGTGGCGAAGGGCTGTTGCTGCAGTAGTTGCGTCtgctggtgatgctgctgctgctggtggtggtgctgctgctgctggtggtgctgctggtgctgggtCTGCGCGTCCAGCGCGTTCGCATTCAGCGTGGGCTGCGCTCCGGCGTGCGTCGTGAAGGTGTACTGCGAGTAGGGACACAGGTCGCCCAGCTCGGCCGTCTCCAGCTTGGGTTGGAAGTTCTGGAGGCCGTCGGGCGTCAGGATCTGATAGCTCTGAACCGTGCCGATcacgtgctgctgctgctgttgttgctgctgctgctgctcggtCGACGTCGGAGTGGCCGCCGCCGTGGAGCTCAAATAGGTAACGTTGTCCAGCTCGTAGTGAGGCTGCTGTTGCGCCTGGCCGGCGGGCTGCTGCgctggctgttgttgctgctgctgcgtcgtCTGATATGTGGCCGTGGTCTGTTGGCGCTGAGCCTGCGGCGCCGTCGTGTATATCGCCTGGGTTCCGTCCAGCTGCAGGGGCACCAGGTTGCCGGCTTGATCCTGGATCATGATACTCTGGCcgtgcagctgctgttgcagcagcgCCTGCTGCAGTTCCAGTTGGTTCGAGTAGATCAACGTGGTGGTGGGCGCCGCCGGCTGACCATTCGGCGTGGCTGGTCCTCGCTGCAGTCCCACGGAGCTGGTGGCGCCTGGATTAGCCAGTGCCAGCTGTGCGCCTCCAGGCAGGATCATGCCGCTGAAGTCTAGCGAGGGCAGCGTCTGCAGCTGATGTTGCGGTTGCGATGGCGTCGAGGGAGCCAGCGTTGTGATGCTGTGCtgcatctgttgctgctgctgctgctgctgggagtGACTCACGCTGACTGGCGCCATGGTCAGAGACTCCCCATTTTGCACGTCGTCCAGAACACTGTCGATCTGCGCCAGCCGCTTCTTGGCCGGCGTACTGCCATCCTTCGTCTTGCGGACGCGCGGAGTGCGAGCGGTACGCGCCCGCTTAGCCGGCGGACCGTCAGCCTTCAGCGGCGTCGTGGTGGCCGATGGCGGCATGGGAACGTCGCCGTGCTTGTCCTTTTTATGCATCTTCATCTTGTCCGGACGCGAGAACTCCTTATTGCAGATGGGGCAGGCGAATATCTTGCGGTTTTGGCCCTCGTGAAAGAGGTAGGCGTGTCGCTGGAAGCTGTACTTGTTCTTAAAGGTCTTGAAGATATCGTTCTTGGCGCAGACCAGGCAGTAGGCCACGCCGTCGATGATATGCTCGTAGCGGGCAATGTCCAGGCCACGTACACTCATCTTCTCCAGGTACTCGCCCTGTTCGTCGTCGGCGATTACGCGCGTCTTGCGTTTGCGCTTCTGCTTCGCGGCCGCCGCCGATCCCGATTTGGGCACCATTGAGGATATCACCGTGTTGCCTGAACCCGTCTGCTCCTGGTTGATCGTGTAGCTGGTGGTGCCAGCTGCCAACTCCGCCGCCTCGGCCTCCACCTCGGCCTTGATCACCTGGTACTCCTCATACTCATGCTCCTGCTCCGCATCGTGCTCGTTTTCCGGATCGTGTTCGAGGCTCTGCTCCTCGTACTTCACATGCAGCAGGCCGTTctcatcgtcgtcctcctcgtcgccGACGACTCCGTGCTGGGGATCGTACTTGATTATGTCAGCGGCCACGGCACTGCTGCCGTTGCTCAGGCAATCGCTGCTGCCGGGCTCGCTTTTGAGGACATGATACTCCTCGTACGTGCTTCCGTCGAATTCGATGATCGTGCCGTCCGTGTTGACCAGGGCAGTGGTGGTCGTGGTAGCGGGTGCGTTGGCCTGCGACACGGGAACGGGCGTTGGTGCGGCAGAACTGACCGCTGGCATTCCGCCGTTGTAGTTCTCGAACACTATGGTGGTCGGGGTTTGTCCATCTTCGCCGGTGGTGGTGATATAGTGGtagtgctgttgctgttgttgctgctgctgctgttgttgttgttgctgtgtggCGGCAATTGTATCCACTCCGTTGGTGTTGGCGTTCGTATGCAGGATGGAGGACGAACTAATAGTTGTGACCACAttgtcttttgtttatatatattttgaaaatacatATTTGGTTTGGTTCATAAAAGATGTGTTTGAAtgtaatatttgcataaatcaataaatcaattcgtaattgaaatcgaaatcaatcAACAATTCACTCAAATCAGGTTCGCATAAAACAAATGTTGTGCAAAATGAAAGCTACTTGCGGCCAACAGCAAAAACGCAAATGCCACAGATGCAGTGCATCTGCTGCATTTACGGGCGGGCTTCTTTATCGAATCGATTGGATACGGCAATACAGGACATATAGATAGAAAGTGAGTgaattggtttttgtttgtcggTAGAATTTGTGTTTACTTAGATCTACATTACAGCAATCGTAATCGTAACTCTGGTACAGTACTCGCAACTCAATACGTactaaataaagttaaataaataatcgacTTCGGTAACTGAGGTGGTGGTAACAGGTGGACAGAGCAGAGGATGAaactggtgtgtgtgtggccaaCGTTGGAcaaactcctcctcctcctttgtTTGCgggggagcaggaggagctgccaacggattgtgtttgtgttgaGTCCAAAGAGTGGGAAACAATAAGTGAGAGGCAGAAGACGGGAAAGTGTCGTTGCTAAAAGTAACTAAATCATAAACGCAAatctaaaaattataaactcaattttcaaaatttggcGCGCAAGTGCTGCCAAGAGTCAGCGCGCGCATGGGCAGCACTGATGCGCTCATTGAACTCACTGCTTGGGCGCCAAAGTTTGAACTGCAGAACCTTAAACTAgctaataaagtaaaataatacGTGATCGACAATTGTTTTTGAGCCTTTTTCGACGCGTTACTGTTTTGCACGGAGCTCCCTCCCTCGGTTGAAATGAATTGTGCACTTATTTATGTGATATTTCCAATACTCTCGACAATTCGAGAAGAGACAGGACACAGACCTGGGAAAGGGTGTCGCAAATTAAAGACGAGCATGTAGTGTGTGGAGCAGTTGAAAGCGGTTGTTGTTATTAATTGGGCGATGCGATTGGAGTTCGATTTATTGAGATAGGTCGGTAATGGTTAATTGAAGATTTCATTGcctttttatttcgtttatattctttttttttcgttattattttttttttttgggaggggCAAAGGTGTGACAAGAACACGGAACACAAATGGAAGTCAAATTCAATGTTTGTTCTCATACGAAACGTTCTCCCTTGGTGGCGCGTTTGAATTTTGGCACAAAAAGTTGTTAactcaaaatgcattttgaatTTGGAATGTCAGGATGATGATATCGATTGGATGACATGGATGTGCGACAACATTTACAATTGATTCGAATTTGGCCAATTCGGTTGACGGTCAAAATCATAATTGTGTGAGTGCGTTTGTATTTACAATGAGAGCGGTTAGTGGTAATAGCTTCAACTTAAACACCAAATACGAGTACACAAGAGGGTTAGGTTAAACCATACACAAAGACTacaaccaacaaacaaattaactaACGTAAAGCGAACAAATTCAAGTTAGACACTTACCGGCAACACTAGTTGCAAcattctgttgctgctgctgttgttgctgctgctgctgcggactACTGGCCGTAGTTTGATATGAAGCCGTGGCGGCAGTCACGGCATGTCCATTTGCATCACAGAGTATTTCATTTTGCAGCTGATAGACATTTCCATCCGTGCTCgcatattgctgctgctgctgctgtggaatGCCATTCAGGGTATTGGCCGCGGGCAACATGTTGACGTAGACaatctgttgctgctgcccttGACTAGACTTGGATGTGGATGCTTCTGCGGCTGCCGTTGCTCCTCCTGTTGCTGCACTCGTTTGACTTAGTTTTGGTATCTTGCCCTCAAATTTACGCGATTGTTGCATAAACTGCAGCGACTGTTGATCCTTTTTGGCATCTGAAAAACGTCAATCGATAGAGTTTAGTACTTGATCTGGTAAGGATTTTAGCTGTCTGTGATTAAATGCGGTTGATACGGTTACTGTTGGTGtaaacacacatatacacacacacacacatgtggaCTCGGGGGTTTTTCTGGATAGGAGGCATTGCGATTGGGTGGAATGAGGATGAGTAGTCAAAGCGAAAGAGCAAGTGAAGCGGATTCTGGGGGCGGCAAAACAAGAGGAACGGATTCGGCCCAGACAGCACCAACACCTTGGATTCGGTTTAGTAAAAcagttttggttttcggttagTTTTTAGCATAGACTTAAAAGCGTGATCGTATATTTCTCTGACGCACTCTTACACATAGATAGAACGATTTATTTGTACATTAAACGCAAATCAAAAACGATGAACGATACATGTGAAACGGCTTAAAACATTGTCAATTTGGTTAGAACAAAAAACTACTGGGAAATTTGGAATGATTGCTGCGAAAGAAGGGACATTGGGGCATTGGGTTAGAGAATTTGGATGGCTTGGAGGTGGACAGGTGAAGCTGTGATTATGGGGATGCAGTGGTGCAGTGGCTGCCTAAGCTGCTGCTCTCACCTCCTCCGCCATCTGCTGGTGGTGTTGTGGTTGTGGCTATTGATGTTTTTCCAGCGACCACGGCGGATGTCGGTGTTTTTACGGCAGTTGATGCAGAACTGACCGCCGGTGGCGTAGTACTTGGGTCCTTTTTCCGCCGCGCAGGAGTCTTTCGGGGGGCGCCGTTGGCCTTGCCACGCCTTGCGCCCCTCGACGTCGAGGAAGTGGAGGACGCCGGCGATATGGAACGGTCGTCCTTGGTGCGCGGACTACGGCCGCGATTGTTTCGCGAGTTATTCTTGCGCTTGGACGCCAGCCAATCGTCGTCATAGTCGGCATCATAGCGCCGCTTCTGCTTGCGCCGCTTAaagtcctcctcctcatcatcatcttctGTCAACAAGCAAAAGGGGAAGACAAAGAACAGATGcgaaaaaggaaatatattATAGTTAAGCTGGGGAAAGGGGAAGATCGTTTTGAAGGGCACCTGCTGGCCCACACACCTGTGCCGTCGTCAATGTACTCAAGCAGCTCTTGCTTGGTCTTCAGATTCGCCGGACTCTGTAGACTCATGGCATCCTCGTTGGGAAAATCAGCCTCGTCCGTGGCCAGATCGCCCGTGTCCAGCGTCAGCACGCTCTCCTTCAGCATGGCCTTGACGTCGTCTGGCACGTTGGGATTCTGCTGGATTTCATCCAGGTCCAGATCGGGATTACGCTCTTTGAAACTCTTTGCCTTGGTAGGATTGCATTGCTTTTTCATTctgcggaggagcaggagataGGAATAAGACTCGCTGGTAGCCCTAAGTAGCGCAAGGAAACCTACTTTTTATCACACAGCAAGACATCGAGGTGTGGTGGCAGGGGTGCTGCACTGAGCACCCCGTTCGGCGGATCCTCCGGATGCCGCCCCACGTCACGCCCCTCCATCCACAGATCGTAGCGATCGCTTTGGAAGCGCTTGACAAATGTGTCCATCGAGATCTTGACCATGTCGTTGCTGCAGGTGCACTGCACCGCTCGCTTGCCGTACTCGATCCAGCGCTCCATGGCAAAGTTGGTGGACTCGGCACAGTTGAAACCGTGATTGAAGCCGGCATGGTAACCGAACGGAAACGTGATCATGATCTCGCCCGCCTCCTGCGTGATCTGCAAGAGCCGGATTTAGTACGGCCACTAGGGACAGGATTACTACCGATAAACGCACCTTACTGACGGGCACGTCATGTTGCTTGAGAATCTGTGGTGAAATCAACGTCATCTTGTGGCGCAAATATGCGTTGCAATTCTTGTAACTGGCCGGAAAGTACTGGTTCGCCACCTTCTCCAGTTTGCGACCACATTCCGGCGGCACCACATACCACGTCTTTGGCGCCCCAAAGTGCAAGTAATTGATGGAATAGAGATCCATGTCCTCCGTGTGCCATGCAAAGGTCGTCTTCCACATGCCAAAGTACAAGTAGGCTGTGTTCACGCCGTCTATCTGTATGTTATAATCCTTGTTGACATAGTCAAGAATAGTGCCCAGCCGGTTGATGTTCCAGCTCTGCAacggcaaaggcaaaggcaacgAATCATCAGCTAATGCCCGAACCTAATCCCTAACCCTAGCCAACTTACATCCTGGTCGGTGTCTGTGATGCTTCCGCTGACATCTGCCCCATAAATGGGCGCCACATAAGTTATGTTCTTCCAGTACTTGCGCTCCAGATCCTCAAAGTCAAAGTG
This window contains:
- the LOC6734269 gene encoding uncharacterized protein LOC6734269 isoform X3; the encoded protein is MKMSEVPRIKVFRPTWEEFKDFPKYVAYMESQGAHKAGLAKVVPPPEWVPRRSGYADLDALNVTIPAPICQVVTGKQGYYQQINIQKKPLTVKQFSELASTERYATPKHFDFEDLERKYWKNITYVAPIYGADVSGSITDTDQDSWNINRLGTILDYVNKDYNIQIDGVNTAYLYFGMWKTTFAWHTEDMDLYSINYLHFGAPKTWYVVPPECGRKLEKVANQYFPASYKNCNAYLRHKMTLISPQILKQHDVPVSKITQEAGEIMITFPFGYHAGFNHGFNCAESTNFAMERWIEYGKRAVQCTCSNDMVKISMDTFVKRFQSDRYDLWMEGRDVGRHPEDPPNGVLSAAPLPPHLDVLLCDKKMKKQCNPTKAKSFKERNPDLDLDEIQQNPNVPDDVKAMLKESVLTLDTGDLATDEADFPNEDAMSLQSPANLKTKQELLEYIDDGTEDDDEEEDFKRRKQKRRYDADYDDDWLASKRKNNSRNNRGRSPRTKDDRSISPASSTSSTSRGARRGKANGAPRKTPARRKKDPSTTPPAVSSASTAVKTPTSAVVAGKTSIATTTTPPADGGGDAKKDQQSLQFMQQSRKFEGKIPKLSQTSAATGGATAAAEASTSKSSQGQQQQIVYVNMLPAANTLNGIPQQQQQQYASTDGNVYQLQNEILCDANGHAVTAATASYQTTASSPQQQQQQQQQQQNVATSVADNVVTTISSSSILHTNANTNGVDTIAATQQQQQQQQQQQQQQHYHYITTTGEDGQTPTTIVFENYNGGMPAVSSAAPTPVPVSQANAPATTTTTALVNTDGTIIEFDGSTYEEYHVLKSEPGSSDCLSNGSSAVAADIIKYDPQHGVVGDEEDDDENGLLHVKYEEQSLEHDPENEHDAEQEHEYEEYQVIKAEVEAEAAELAAGTTSYTINQEQTGSGNTVISSMVPKSGSAAAAKQKRKRKTRVIADDEQGEYLEKMSVRGLDIARYEHIIDGVAYCLVCAKNDIFKTFKNKYSFQRHAYLFHEGQNRKIFACPICNKEFSRPDKMKMHKKDKHGDVPMPPSATTTPLKADGPPAKRARTARTPRVRKTKDGSTPAKKRLAQIDSVLDDVQNGESLTMAPVSVSHSQQQQQQQQMQHSITTLAPSTPSQPQHQLQTLPSLDFSGMILPGGAQLALANPGATSSVGLQRGPATPNGQPAAPTTTLIYSNQLELQQALLQQQLHGQSIMIQDQAGNLVPLQLDGTQAIYTTAPQAQRQQTTATYQTTQQQQQQPAQQPAGQAQQQPHYELDNVTYLSSTAAATPTSTEQQQQQQQQQQHVIGTVQSYQILTPDGLQNFQPKLETAELGDLCPYSQYTFTTHAGAQPTLNANALDAQTQHQQHHQQQQHHHQQQQHHQQTQLLQQQPFATHHNPHQQFMELKNELLIKGGDAYTLDTASMYHLPFSPTSMINAVNDVNTSSLLETKEISSNSSGGNSSSGATSNNASTVVSSSASNGLKPAAKKTPVILLAARGAAKQPQLSILNGNTKAGIGNASGGGGGGVTLVRVNATNRNQRQVIVAPEAAPVEQQPVVEEEMLAEDEELDEDMDEDAVALSGLSSSTAQILRKFRIPKGTAVTAKSGENYLAMPTPTPSPPGVVNLVSSGVEASGYIENDEDIIEELNEDDLVEEIIDEEPSQEQPELQEATTANGLDLSSTNNATATTTGTAMLLAPQPPPLQLQTVASNGTVTCFNLPANTILLQSADGSIIAATQVPHPSKAGQQQLIALPGNVALATEQASQAQATTAPQATQTLILTADGTAIPILATTPQQQQQQQQQQQQQQQAAAAAAAQLFAA
- the LOC6734269 gene encoding histone-lysine N-methyltransferase trithorax isoform X7 encodes the protein MQQSRKFEGKIPKLSQTSAATGGATAAAEASTSKSSQGQQQQIVYVNMLPAANTLNGIPQQQQQQYASTDGNVYQLQNEILCDANGHAVTAATASYQTTASSPQQQQQQQQQQQNVATSVADNVVTTISSSSILHTNANTNGVDTIAATQQQQQQQQQQQQQQHYHYITTTGEDGQTPTTIVFENYNGGMPAVSSAAPTPVPVSQANAPATTTTTALVNTDGTIIEFDGSTYEEYHVLKSEPGSSDCLSNGSSAVAADIIKYDPQHGVVGDEEDDDENGLLHVKYEEQSLEHDPENEHDAEQEHEYEEYQVIKAEVEAEAAELAAGTTSYTINQEQTGSGNTVISSMVPKSGSAAAAKQKRKRKTRVIADDEQGEYLEKMSVRGLDIARYEHIIDGVAYCLVCAKNDIFKTFKNKYSFQRHAYLFHEGQNRKIFACPICNKEFSRPDKMKMHKKDKHGDVPMPPSATTTPLKADGPPAKRARTARTPRVRKTKDGSTPAKKRLAQIDSVLDDVQNGESLTMAPVSVSHSQQQQQQQQMQHSITTLAPSTPSQPQHQLQTLPSLDFSGMILPGGAQLALANPGATSSVGLQRGPATPNGQPAAPTTTLIYSNQLELQQALLQQQLHGQSIMIQDQAGNLVPLQLDGTQAIYTTAPQAQRQQTTATYQTTQQQQQQPAQQPAGQAQQQPHYELDNVTYLSSTAAATPTSTEQQQQQQQQQQHVIGTVQSYQILTPDGLQNFQPKLETAELGDLCPYSQYTFTTHAGAQPTLNANALDAQTQHQQHHQQQQHHHQQQQHHQQTQLLQQQPFATHHNPHQQFMELKNELLIKGGDAYTLDTASMYHLPFSPTSMINAVNDVNTSSLLETKEISSNSSGGNSSSGATSNNASTVVSSSASNGLKPAAKKTPVILLAARGAAKQPQLSILNGNTKAGIGNASGGGGGGVTLVRVNATNRNQRQVIVAPEAAPVEQQPVVEEEMLAEDEELDEDMDEDAVALSGLSSSTAQILRKFRIPKGTAVTAKSGENYLAMPTPTPSPPGVVNLVSSGVEASGYIENDEDIIEELNEDDLVEEIIDEEPSQEQPELQEATTANGLDLSSTNNATATTTGTAMLLAPQPPPLQLQTVASNGTVTCFNLPANTILLQSADGSIIAATQVPHPSKAGQQQLIALPGNVALATEQASQAQATTAPQATQTLILTADGTAIPILATTPQQQQQQQQQQQQQQQAAAAAAAQLFAA